The following proteins are co-located in the Polystyrenella longa genome:
- a CDS encoding zinc-dependent alcohol dehydrogenase, giving the protein MFAGHISAPNKIELVEVEEPKLSNQRGEILFQPECACLCGSDMPFFTMSGEVDTPVVGHSLHEMIGSVIDTNGSKFKPGDRVLAVPVYQVGFFERYVLSEERAIPLADNIAEDIAMMAQPLGTVLYALRKLPNMLGKTVAIVGQGPIGQLFTLALRNLGASRIIAIDPLAARLEVSRKSGATHFICNGDADPVEEVTRITNGAMVDVVIEAVGHQYQQLNLCAKLVKKFGMLVYFGVPAQTIENVGWGEVFRKNLTVVTSVEPDFSLDFPLAMQWISEGRVDVSHLLTHRYPLSDIQKAYEHFRDKTDGSIKVLIEFPSWKHKTL; this is encoded by the coding sequence TTGTTCGCCGGTCACATCAGCGCCCCCAACAAAATCGAATTAGTCGAAGTCGAAGAACCCAAACTGAGTAATCAGAGGGGCGAGATTCTCTTTCAGCCCGAATGCGCCTGCCTGTGTGGATCGGACATGCCCTTCTTCACCATGAGCGGAGAAGTTGACACCCCCGTCGTCGGACATTCCCTGCACGAGATGATTGGCTCCGTGATCGACACCAACGGATCAAAATTCAAACCAGGTGATCGCGTTTTAGCGGTGCCTGTCTATCAGGTCGGTTTCTTTGAACGTTATGTCCTCTCCGAAGAACGCGCGATTCCATTAGCCGACAATATTGCCGAAGACATCGCCATGATGGCCCAGCCACTTGGAACTGTGCTATATGCTCTGCGCAAACTGCCAAACATGTTGGGCAAAACAGTGGCGATCGTAGGTCAGGGGCCAATAGGTCAATTGTTTACACTCGCTTTGCGAAATTTGGGGGCGAGCAGAATCATCGCTATTGATCCACTGGCGGCACGTCTCGAAGTGAGTCGTAAATCGGGAGCGACTCATTTCATCTGCAATGGTGACGCCGATCCCGTGGAAGAAGTCACCCGAATCACGAATGGAGCGATGGTCGACGTCGTGATTGAAGCGGTCGGACATCAGTATCAACAACTCAACCTGTGTGCAAAGTTGGTCAAAAAGTTTGGAATGCTCGTCTACTTTGGAGTGCCTGCTCAGACTATAGAGAATGTCGGTTGGGGAGAGGTGTTCCGTAAAAATCTAACGGTCGTCACCAGCGTCGAACCAGATTTTTCGTTAGATTTCCCTCTCGCCATGCAATGGATTTCAGAAGGCCGGGTCGATGTGTCGCATTTACTAACACATAGGTATCCTCTTTCTGATATCCAGAAAGCTTATGAACATTTTCGTGACAAGACTGATGGATCCATCAAGGTGCTCATTGAATTTCCATCCTGGAAACACAAAACGCTATAG
- a CDS encoding PulJ/GspJ family protein, producing the protein MLTRANKISEAAHRRGGFTLIEMLMTLLLSAVLMAGLWNLFTSYTRLFDTGQRIAAESRLARAVLDQISTDLSGLVDVTQLETSQKAALAGAITESTQSSSSSSSSGISTLPQYRLTGTSNSLRINTFKPGPPRPPREEDEEESGSLSSELEEAEFFAPDLRVVLYDFTEPEEEYSSDDSLPTGLIRRELDWQSALMLNSDEEDEEVALDEDELTSDDQKFLSDSLLNDMEPYEIFAADLNNDQFLWIPEIIEVEFRYSDGKTWSESWDSQFRNALPVLIEISLEFDYEKGLDARYASEVEESAIPTEDEIAADEEALDPEENLETLLNDGEEELPQYRRVIALKTAFQNSSASSSSGESEPGSALSRLQSSDSDDDFDEEASE; encoded by the coding sequence ATGTTAACACGAGCTAACAAGATATCAGAAGCGGCACATCGACGGGGTGGTTTCACTCTGATCGAGATGCTGATGACTTTGTTGCTCTCCGCCGTCTTGATGGCCGGGTTGTGGAATCTGTTCACGTCTTATACCCGTTTATTTGATACCGGCCAGCGGATTGCAGCTGAATCGCGGTTAGCCCGGGCAGTGTTGGATCAAATCTCGACCGACCTCAGCGGTTTGGTCGATGTGACGCAGTTGGAGACAAGCCAGAAAGCAGCCCTCGCGGGTGCCATCACGGAGAGCACTCAGAGTTCTTCAAGTTCGTCCTCTTCAGGAATAAGTACGTTACCTCAATACCGCCTGACAGGAACGAGTAACAGTCTACGCATCAATACCTTCAAACCCGGTCCCCCTCGTCCACCTCGGGAAGAAGATGAAGAAGAGAGCGGAAGCCTGAGTAGCGAACTGGAAGAAGCGGAATTCTTCGCCCCTGATTTACGCGTTGTTCTGTATGACTTTACGGAACCTGAAGAGGAATACTCCTCGGACGATTCTCTGCCGACAGGTTTAATTCGGCGTGAACTGGATTGGCAATCGGCCCTAATGTTGAATTCCGATGAGGAAGATGAAGAGGTCGCGTTAGACGAAGACGAACTGACCAGCGACGATCAGAAGTTTCTCAGCGACAGTCTGCTGAACGATATGGAGCCCTATGAAATATTTGCAGCGGATCTCAACAACGATCAGTTCTTGTGGATTCCGGAAATCATCGAAGTCGAGTTTCGATATTCCGACGGCAAAACCTGGAGTGAAAGTTGGGATTCTCAGTTCAGGAATGCCTTACCTGTACTGATCGAAATCTCGCTCGAATTTGATTACGAAAAAGGACTCGATGCACGGTATGCAAGTGAAGTTGAAGAGAGTGCGATCCCTACAGAAGATGAAATCGCGGCCGATGAGGAAGCTTTGGATCCCGAAGAAAACCTGGAGACCTTGCTGAACGATGGTGAAGAAGAACTCCCTCAGTATCGCCGAGTGATCGCTCTTAAAACCGCATTTCAGAATTCGTCTGCCAGTTCCAGTTCAGGAGAATCTGAGCCGGGTTCTGCTCTCTCTCGTTTGCAATCATCGGATTCAGATGACGACTTCGACGAGGAGGCATCAGAATGA
- a CDS encoding type II secretion system protein GspK, translating into MKKLLSNPSRIETRSQSPDRQGMILVIVMMVIVLISLAGYGFLNALMTENKAVYMRGDELQAENLVQSGVAVVQALAAQTDQQRQEFFEEETAAEEIYKGVLVYGESDSFFRGRFTILSVNPQATTPAKFQYGPSNESAKLNLHAVAQWEADEPGSGVNALLQLPHMTEPIANALLDWIDTDSEARSQGAESEYYGALSPAYSARNGVPLALDELLLVRDVNRSILYGKDLNYDFYTDPNELSLQTDEESSESLEDDNTFPWTWLLTVHSAERNENATGEPLINVNQADLQQLHAAVTESLGAAWANYIVAYRQYGQAAEKRDPAAFSSAQPVDSLTMDYSKPVQFPINNLLALVGTTIKKPAIGEEDEVIYASPLSGSGSGPDDELTKLFTNLTVDSEPVLIGKVNLNLAPAPVLKAVPGMDDPTLEAIQSARENQSSTDPASRQHAIWPLLEEAVTLEKMEELIPYLTCGGNVYQAQVVGFYDQTGPSMRAEVIIDGTQGSPRVVKWTDLRMQGQPFPPELLGAQLDESEFESAGSSSTSSSALD; encoded by the coding sequence ATGAAGAAGCTCTTAAGTAACCCATCGAGAATTGAAACTCGGTCACAATCTCCCGATCGCCAGGGGATGATTCTTGTCATCGTGATGATGGTAATCGTATTGATCAGTCTCGCCGGTTATGGATTTCTGAATGCCTTGATGACCGAAAACAAAGCGGTCTATATGCGGGGGGACGAATTACAAGCTGAGAACCTGGTTCAGTCGGGTGTCGCAGTCGTGCAAGCACTCGCGGCGCAGACAGATCAACAGCGGCAGGAGTTTTTTGAAGAAGAGACTGCTGCGGAAGAAATCTATAAAGGAGTTCTGGTCTACGGTGAATCGGATTCGTTTTTTCGTGGTCGGTTTACGATTCTCTCAGTGAATCCTCAGGCGACAACTCCAGCGAAGTTTCAATATGGCCCCTCCAATGAATCGGCCAAACTCAACCTGCATGCCGTAGCTCAATGGGAAGCGGACGAACCGGGCTCAGGTGTGAACGCACTTCTGCAACTTCCGCACATGACCGAACCGATCGCTAATGCTTTACTCGACTGGATCGACACTGATTCAGAGGCTCGTAGTCAGGGGGCCGAATCTGAATATTACGGTGCCCTGTCGCCCGCATATTCTGCTCGTAACGGGGTGCCACTGGCATTGGACGAACTGTTGCTGGTTCGCGATGTCAATCGATCAATATTGTATGGAAAAGATCTTAACTACGATTTCTATACCGATCCGAATGAACTCAGTCTGCAAACAGACGAAGAAAGTTCTGAATCGCTGGAAGACGACAATACCTTCCCCTGGACTTGGTTACTGACCGTTCACAGTGCCGAGCGAAATGAGAATGCGACAGGTGAACCTTTAATCAATGTGAACCAAGCCGATCTACAACAATTACATGCTGCAGTCACCGAGAGCTTAGGGGCGGCGTGGGCCAATTATATCGTGGCTTACCGTCAGTACGGACAAGCGGCAGAAAAGCGTGATCCCGCCGCCTTTAGCAGTGCCCAGCCGGTTGATAGTCTTACGATGGATTATTCCAAGCCGGTTCAATTTCCGATTAACAATCTTCTGGCGTTAGTTGGAACAACCATCAAAAAGCCTGCTATCGGGGAAGAGGACGAAGTGATTTACGCGAGTCCGCTGAGTGGGAGTGGTAGTGGTCCTGACGATGAATTAACAAAATTGTTTACGAATCTGACCGTCGATTCGGAGCCAGTCCTCATCGGCAAAGTGAACTTGAATCTTGCTCCGGCTCCTGTCCTTAAGGCGGTTCCGGGAATGGATGATCCAACGTTGGAAGCAATTCAATCTGCACGTGAAAATCAGTCCAGTACCGATCCTGCATCTCGGCAACATGCGATCTGGCCATTGTTGGAAGAGGCGGTTACGCTGGAGAAAATGGAGGAGTTGATTCCCTATCTCACGTGTGGAGGAAATGTCTATCAGGCACAAGTTGTCGGTTTTTACGATCAAACTGGCCCCTCGATGCGGGCAGAAGTCATAATCGACGGTACCCAGGGCTCTCCCCGGGTGGTAAAATGGACTGACCTGCGGATGCAGGGCCAACCTTTCCCTCCCGAACTTTTGGGGGCTCAACTGGACGAATCGGAGTTTGAATCAGCCGGTTCCAGCTCGACTTCGTCCTCAGCACTCGATTGA
- a CDS encoding efflux RND transporter periplasmic adaptor subunit, producing the protein MTRRPDIQLIACGLLLLLAIYWFSMGPAESELVHAQSEPRQDASELLVVSGKQLVRQHSFQKERTFTGMVRAKRHSELSFEVGGLVTKCLVDEGSRVDANAPLAILESDRLVAQQNQTKAKLAQAEARLQELVAGPRGQTIEAKRDQMEELKAMRDLAFGKKERSDQLHNSGAITAQERDQFHYDFLSVESRLSSAQEELNELVEGTRQEQMVAQKAVVQELQASLNSIEIDLEDATLKAPFAGTITSRLIDEGEVVDIGMTVFELIEDQSLEIWVGVPVELTAQIMQQEEFEVTINDQVYQVKRSHLIPKLNRETRTQSVLFQFIDESVSKHIYSGQIARFRFVETINEAGFWVPTDALVRGTRGLWSCYTLSPVDPEAEGITSSTVFAVERRDVEELYTLDGNVYVAGTLQEGDILLTEGTHRVVQGDRVRLNSPTTDRGESLEPVGQTGEK; encoded by the coding sequence ATGACAAGGCGACCGGATATTCAACTCATCGCCTGTGGTTTGCTCCTTCTGTTGGCAATCTATTGGTTTTCGATGGGGCCTGCTGAGTCTGAACTGGTACACGCCCAATCCGAACCGCGACAGGACGCTTCCGAGCTGCTCGTCGTTTCTGGAAAACAGCTTGTTCGCCAGCATTCTTTTCAGAAAGAGCGGACCTTTACTGGTATGGTCCGAGCGAAAAGGCATAGCGAACTCAGTTTTGAAGTCGGTGGGCTGGTAACGAAATGTCTGGTGGATGAAGGTAGCCGGGTCGATGCGAATGCTCCGCTCGCTATTTTGGAATCGGATCGATTGGTTGCTCAACAAAACCAGACTAAAGCGAAACTTGCTCAGGCGGAAGCACGCCTGCAAGAGCTGGTTGCAGGACCTCGAGGACAGACGATTGAAGCCAAACGAGATCAAATGGAAGAGCTGAAGGCTATGCGCGATCTCGCTTTTGGCAAGAAAGAACGTAGTGATCAATTGCATAATTCGGGAGCAATTACTGCTCAGGAACGGGATCAGTTTCATTACGACTTTCTCTCCGTCGAATCTCGTCTTTCTTCCGCACAGGAAGAATTAAACGAGCTTGTGGAGGGGACGCGACAGGAACAGATGGTTGCTCAGAAGGCTGTTGTTCAAGAGCTGCAAGCATCGCTCAACTCCATCGAGATCGATCTGGAAGATGCGACGTTAAAAGCGCCTTTCGCGGGGACGATTACGTCTCGACTAATTGATGAAGGGGAAGTAGTCGACATTGGAATGACCGTCTTTGAACTGATCGAAGATCAATCGCTCGAAATCTGGGTCGGTGTGCCGGTGGAATTGACTGCTCAGATTATGCAACAAGAGGAATTCGAGGTTACGATTAACGACCAGGTTTATCAGGTGAAACGGTCGCATCTCATTCCCAAGTTGAATCGGGAGACACGAACTCAATCGGTGTTGTTTCAATTCATCGATGAATCTGTAAGCAAACATATTTATTCAGGTCAGATCGCCCGTTTCCGTTTTGTGGAAACGATCAATGAAGCTGGTTTCTGGGTTCCCACAGACGCTCTGGTGCGGGGAACACGGGGGCTGTGGTCCTGCTACACTCTCTCTCCTGTCGATCCGGAAGCTGAGGGCATCACTTCGTCTACAGTCTTTGCAGTGGAGCGGCGTGATGTGGAAGAACTGTACACGCTAGATGGAAACGTCTACGTGGCTGGAACTCTTCAGGAGGGAGATATTTTACTCACTGAGGGAACGCATCGTGTTGTGCAGGGAGATCGGGTCCGCCTGAATTCTCCCACTACCGACAGGGGTGAGTCCCTTGAGCCGGTAGGCCAGACTGGGGAAAAGTGA
- a CDS encoding efflux RND transporter permease subunit, with the protein MSTLFYRNPRLLLLTLALITVSGIFAFRLLPRLEDPVMAERFAMVKTIFPSASPERVEALLTEKIEEALQEVEEIKTLESTSSAGFSMIQIELVDEVSFDTSNEVWSRVRDKLNDVRPELPEEANEPIFEEVNAQAYALIAGLAWETDGEPRYGILRRLTEELETRLRTVPGTKDIDYFGEPEEEIRVEVNQTELSALGLTAEELSDYIRESDAKISAGQQRSTKDDLLIEPETELDSLERLRQIPLQPNDDGELVSLADIAEVHKGIVEPVSSRVYLDGQPAVALGVYVESDQRIDVWAAQAREIVEQYATELPVGVRLNMIFDQSTYTADRLDTLIGNLILGAAAVFVVIFILMGWRSALLVGLSLPLSSLMVLTGMRLWGIPIHQMSITGLIIALGLLIDNAIVVVDEMNRRLHKGMSVLAAIQDTVGQLSIPLLGSTLTTMFAFMPIALMPGPAGEFVGSIALSVILALFSSLFVSLTIIPALNGLINHVQDRLEITEEPASSASQGNLALANGPPLPHLPEYMQTGEEHLAERENAKHGPWWKQGLRLPRVTDVFSRFLNWVLAYPVVGILLAIVGPILGFAVFPQLPEQFFPPADRDQFHIEFELSPQASLHQTEAAVLQVQEQLLDHPEIKNVHWFLGRSAPNFYYNIIQSREQSSRYAHAIIQLDSSEGSRDLIHELQEELDRRWPGSRTIVRQLEQGPPFEAPVEYRIYGPDLERLKNLGDEARRILARADNVLHTRAVISEDLPKIGLEIDEVEARLLGMNHTQIAEQMNGALEGFSGGSILEATEELPVRVRVSGTNRSRLAEIMSLDLVKPVGDVESDQLTTVPLSVLAKANLIPESAGITRHNRRRVNTVQGFIKAGVLPAEVVADFTHLLEENNFTLPPGYKARFGGEAAERDNAVGNLMASVGMLMVLMISTLVLSFNSFRLAGMILVVAALAVGPGLGSLWVAGYPFGFMAIIGTMGLVGVAINDSIVVLAALRADDRARNGDVEAVHHIVMDESRHVLATTITTIAGFLPLLIAGGGFWPPLAIAISGGVSAATIMALLFIPCSYLLMTRFSPKRFCDQRKTAKGGESPARRKEELIPQTGVAVSATT; encoded by the coding sequence ATGTCGACTTTGTTCTATCGAAATCCCCGACTGTTGCTATTAACACTCGCGCTGATCACCGTCTCGGGTATCTTTGCTTTTCGGTTACTGCCCCGCCTGGAAGACCCTGTCATGGCGGAGCGATTCGCGATGGTGAAGACAATCTTCCCTTCCGCAAGCCCAGAGCGAGTGGAGGCTTTGCTTACAGAAAAAATCGAAGAAGCGCTGCAGGAAGTCGAAGAGATCAAAACGTTGGAGTCGACGAGTTCCGCTGGGTTCTCGATGATTCAGATTGAACTCGTTGATGAAGTCAGTTTTGATACTAGCAACGAAGTCTGGTCCCGGGTTCGTGATAAGCTGAACGATGTTCGTCCCGAGCTGCCTGAAGAAGCGAACGAACCCATCTTCGAAGAGGTCAACGCTCAGGCGTACGCTTTGATCGCGGGTTTGGCCTGGGAGACGGATGGGGAACCTCGATATGGGATATTGCGAAGACTGACCGAGGAGCTGGAAACTCGTCTGCGAACGGTTCCTGGTACCAAAGACATTGATTATTTCGGTGAACCGGAAGAAGAAATTCGGGTGGAGGTCAATCAGACAGAACTGAGTGCGCTGGGTCTGACGGCGGAAGAGCTATCCGACTACATCCGGGAAAGTGACGCCAAGATTTCAGCGGGCCAGCAACGATCAACAAAGGATGACCTGTTGATCGAACCGGAGACGGAACTGGATTCGCTCGAACGTCTGCGTCAGATACCGCTGCAACCCAATGACGACGGGGAACTAGTCAGTCTTGCTGATATCGCCGAAGTGCATAAAGGAATAGTAGAGCCGGTTTCAAGTCGTGTTTATCTCGATGGTCAGCCCGCTGTGGCACTGGGTGTTTATGTGGAGTCCGATCAGCGGATTGATGTATGGGCAGCTCAGGCTCGCGAAATTGTGGAGCAGTACGCCACGGAGTTACCTGTCGGGGTTCGGCTTAACATGATCTTCGATCAAAGTACTTACACGGCTGATCGACTGGATACATTGATTGGTAACTTGATCCTGGGGGCCGCCGCAGTTTTTGTGGTCATCTTCATTTTGATGGGCTGGCGCTCGGCATTGCTAGTCGGCTTATCCTTGCCGCTCTCTTCGCTCATGGTCCTGACTGGCATGCGGCTCTGGGGGATACCGATCCATCAGATGTCGATTACGGGTTTGATTATTGCACTGGGTTTATTGATTGATAATGCGATTGTGGTCGTCGATGAAATGAATCGGCGGTTGCACAAAGGGATGTCGGTACTCGCCGCGATTCAGGACACCGTGGGCCAGTTGTCGATTCCTTTGTTGGGATCAACATTAACGACCATGTTCGCCTTTATGCCAATTGCACTGATGCCGGGGCCTGCTGGTGAATTCGTCGGTTCAATCGCCCTCAGTGTGATCCTGGCTCTGTTCAGTTCTCTGTTCGTTTCTTTAACGATCATTCCTGCGCTGAATGGGTTGATTAATCATGTTCAGGATCGACTGGAGATTACAGAAGAACCAGCCTCATCGGCTTCACAGGGAAACCTGGCTTTAGCAAACGGGCCCCCACTTCCTCACCTTCCCGAATATATGCAGACAGGAGAAGAGCACCTTGCCGAACGGGAGAATGCAAAGCATGGGCCTTGGTGGAAACAAGGATTGAGACTGCCTCGAGTAACAGACGTTTTCTCCCGATTTCTGAATTGGGTATTGGCTTATCCGGTCGTGGGGATCTTGTTGGCGATCGTTGGACCGATTCTTGGATTTGCCGTATTTCCACAGCTGCCAGAGCAGTTTTTTCCGCCTGCTGATCGGGATCAATTTCATATCGAATTCGAGCTTTCACCGCAGGCATCGCTGCATCAGACTGAAGCAGCGGTATTGCAGGTTCAAGAGCAGTTGTTAGATCATCCTGAAATCAAGAACGTCCACTGGTTTCTGGGACGGAGTGCGCCGAACTTTTATTACAACATCATTCAATCCCGGGAACAGTCGTCCCGTTACGCACATGCCATTATTCAGCTCGATTCTTCCGAAGGTAGTCGGGACCTTATTCATGAATTACAGGAGGAACTTGACCGCAGATGGCCTGGTTCGCGAACGATTGTCCGGCAGCTTGAACAGGGGCCTCCTTTTGAAGCCCCTGTTGAATATCGCATCTACGGTCCTGACCTGGAAAGATTGAAGAATCTGGGTGATGAAGCGCGGCGTATTCTGGCAAGGGCAGATAACGTACTTCACACTCGCGCCGTGATCTCCGAAGATTTACCCAAGATTGGACTGGAGATCGACGAAGTAGAAGCTCGATTACTGGGAATGAATCATACTCAAATCGCCGAACAGATGAACGGAGCGCTGGAAGGATTTTCGGGTGGTTCGATTCTGGAAGCGACCGAAGAACTTCCAGTTCGAGTGCGAGTTTCAGGCACAAATCGAAGTCGCTTGGCAGAGATTATGTCACTCGATCTTGTTAAACCTGTAGGAGACGTAGAGAGTGATCAGCTGACGACAGTGCCTCTATCGGTACTCGCGAAAGCGAATTTAATTCCCGAATCGGCCGGAATTACTCGGCACAATCGCCGCCGGGTGAATACGGTGCAAGGGTTTATTAAGGCCGGTGTTTTGCCAGCGGAGGTCGTCGCCGATTTCACACATCTGCTAGAAGAGAACAACTTCACATTGCCACCCGGTTATAAGGCCCGATTTGGGGGCGAAGCCGCTGAACGAGACAATGCCGTCGGGAACCTGATGGCTTCCGTGGGGATGTTAATGGTTCTGATGATCTCGACGTTGGTGCTCTCGTTTAATTCATTCCGTTTAGCGGGCATGATTCTCGTCGTGGCGGCACTTGCTGTCGGACCTGGACTGGGCTCGCTCTGGGTAGCCGGATATCCCTTCGGATTCATGGCCATTATTGGAACGATGGGCCTGGTGGGTGTAGCTATTAATGACTCCATTGTGGTACTGGCCGCATTAAGAGCAGACGATCGGGCTCGTAATGGAGACGTCGAAGCGGTGCATCACATTGTCATGGACGAGAGCCGCCATGTCCTGGCGACGACGATCACGACGATCGCCGGATTTTTACCTCTCTTGATTGCCGGCGGCGGTTTCTGGCCGCCGCTGGCGATTGCCATCTCGGGAGGAGTCAGTGCCGCGACCATTATGGCGCTACTGTTCATCCCCTGTAGTTATCTCCTGATGACTCGCTTCTCACCCAAACGATTCTGCGATCAACGTAAAACCGCTAAGGGGGGTGAGTCCCCAGCCAGGCGGAAGGAAGAACTCATTCCTCAGACCGGTGTCGCTGTCAGCGCGACGACCTGA
- a CDS encoding TetR/AcrR family transcriptional regulator: protein MNRSPRKEREWKEREARILEVARRLLIKHGYLGLKMDQIATEMEYSKGTIYQHFSSKEDVIMELAAQTLEKRVEMMARAAEFQGRPRERMAALGVAVELFVRKFSDYFRVEQIIRADSIRDKAAPERQDKLISCEIRCMGIVTGIIRDGVAAGDLKLPEFLTAEQLAFGMWSLSFGGSSIILSGQLGELGVESPFEAIINNIQMLLDGLSWMPLSYESDYKKTMERIAEEMFSDLLEDVPLK from the coding sequence ATGAATCGATCACCCCGAAAAGAACGTGAGTGGAAAGAACGGGAGGCCCGCATACTCGAAGTGGCCCGGCGTTTACTTATTAAACATGGCTATCTCGGACTGAAAATGGACCAGATTGCCACGGAAATGGAGTATTCCAAAGGGACGATTTATCAGCATTTCAGTTCCAAGGAAGACGTCATTATGGAATTGGCGGCTCAGACTCTTGAGAAGCGTGTGGAAATGATGGCACGCGCTGCTGAATTCCAGGGCCGCCCGCGCGAACGTATGGCCGCTTTGGGGGTGGCCGTTGAATTGTTCGTCCGCAAGTTTTCCGACTATTTCCGCGTGGAACAAATTATTCGCGCCGATTCAATTCGGGATAAAGCAGCTCCAGAACGTCAGGATAAGCTGATTTCCTGTGAAATTCGTTGTATGGGAATCGTCACCGGGATCATCCGCGACGGTGTGGCCGCCGGAGATCTGAAGTTGCCCGAATTCCTGACAGCCGAGCAGCTTGCCTTTGGCATGTGGTCGCTTTCCTTTGGGGGAAGCAGCATCATTTTGAGCGGGCAATTGGGCGAATTAGGGGTCGAATCACCGTTCGAGGCGATCATTAATAATATTCAAATGCTGCTGGACGGATTGAGCTGGATGCCCCTCTCTTACGAAAGTGACTATAAGAAAACGATGGAGCGAATTGCGGAAGAGATGTTCTCTGACCTGCTGGAAGATGTGCCTCTTAAATGA
- a CDS encoding M20/M25/M40 family metallo-hydrolase yields MTFELHPKKRHQRLNDSLLRYLPAKVALPLTIIFALVPASLSFQNANLDAVESISKAESETPEIWADAPRFEIDEDDLKRHINFLASDSIEGREAGSPGGQAAAAYIVSELQKYGLEPGAASQDFYQEFGNGYRNILAVIPGAEPDQQQTTDTSREEEFIVIGSHYDHVGYGNSKNSLGPLGQIHNGADDNASGTAMLLELAQSIMNRKEKPTRSILFAFWDAEERGLVGSRHWVANPTCGLEQVKFYFNYDMVGRLKDEGLEVYGIRTAFGIQKQLVRNNHSPSLRLLYNWDNKGDSDHYPFYKKRIPYLMLHTGKHEDYHRPSDDAQLINYEGLVNLTQLSARLLWDESNRSAPSQFRQKSISESEFVRSGIQSRTGSFTERLGLTVIRPEGKEDLVEVRQVYQQSPASTAGLQTGDQILNFGNLPIDSVIFETLVLRVESPVAVTYVRPPSTERQKVMIRLSGNPQLLGVNLHFDSAEPGAATIIRVRPNSPAHFAQLENSDVIWSINGHWPEKREDFFKVLATIPRDQKQLSLVIEREGKLREINVNLWPDSDVLEN; encoded by the coding sequence ATGACTTTTGAACTGCACCCCAAGAAACGACACCAACGTCTAAACGACTCCCTCCTCCGTTACCTGCCTGCCAAAGTTGCCCTGCCCTTAACGATCATTTTTGCGTTGGTGCCAGCCAGTCTGTCATTTCAGAACGCGAATCTAGACGCCGTCGAGAGCATCTCCAAAGCGGAAAGTGAAACGCCTGAGATCTGGGCGGATGCGCCTCGATTCGAAATCGATGAAGACGATTTAAAACGGCACATTAATTTTCTGGCCAGCGATTCGATTGAAGGACGGGAGGCAGGAAGCCCTGGTGGACAGGCAGCGGCGGCGTATATCGTGTCTGAATTGCAAAAGTACGGACTGGAGCCTGGAGCCGCCTCCCAAGATTTTTACCAGGAATTTGGTAACGGCTATCGAAACATTCTAGCCGTCATTCCTGGTGCAGAACCGGACCAGCAGCAAACAACGGACACCAGCCGTGAGGAGGAGTTCATTGTCATTGGGTCCCACTATGATCATGTCGGTTATGGGAACTCCAAGAACAGTCTCGGACCGCTGGGCCAGATCCACAATGGGGCCGACGACAATGCAAGTGGCACTGCTATGTTGCTGGAACTCGCGCAATCCATAATGAATCGAAAGGAAAAACCAACACGTTCTATTCTATTCGCTTTTTGGGATGCGGAAGAACGCGGGTTGGTTGGATCACGTCATTGGGTCGCCAATCCGACCTGCGGTTTGGAGCAGGTCAAATTCTATTTCAACTACGACATGGTTGGACGTCTGAAAGATGAAGGCCTCGAAGTCTATGGCATTCGCACTGCCTTCGGAATTCAGAAACAACTGGTTCGGAACAATCACTCACCTTCACTTCGCCTGCTCTACAATTGGGACAACAAAGGAGACAGTGATCACTATCCGTTTTACAAAAAACGGATTCCGTATCTGATGCTGCATACAGGCAAGCATGAAGACTATCACCGCCCCTCTGACGATGCCCAGCTAATTAACTACGAAGGACTTGTTAACCTCACGCAGCTATCAGCGCGACTGCTGTGGGACGAATCGAATCGGTCCGCACCTTCTCAATTCCGCCAGAAATCAATATCGGAATCCGAGTTTGTTCGCAGCGGCATTCAATCTCGCACGGGAAGCTTCACCGAACGGCTTGGTTTAACTGTCATTCGACCTGAAGGTAAAGAAGATCTCGTCGAAGTTCGGCAAGTCTACCAACAAAGCCCGGCATCGACGGCGGGACTACAAACAGGCGATCAGATTCTGAACTTCGGCAACTTACCGATCGATTCTGTCATATTTGAAACGCTGGTACTGAGAGTCGAAAGCCCGGTGGCCGTTACTTATGTCCGTCCTCCATCAACCGAGCGTCAGAAAGTGATGATTCGGTTGAGTGGGAATCCGCAGCTACTTGGAGTCAATCTGCATTTTGATTCCGCCGAACCGGGCGCCGCAACGATTATTCGTGTTCGCCCCAATTCTCCCGCTCATTTCGCGCAACTAGAAAATAGCGATGTGATCTGGTCGATCAATGGCCATTGGCCTGAGAAGCGGGAAGACTTTTTCAAAGTGCTAGCCACAATTCCGCGTGATCAGAAACAGCTTTCACTGGTGATCGAACGCGAAGGCAAACTACGAGAAATCAACGTTAACTTGTGGCCAGACAGCGACGTGCTGGAGAATTAA